A region of the Salvelinus namaycush isolate Seneca chromosome 13, SaNama_1.0, whole genome shotgun sequence genome:
GTGTATCTTGTGTATAAACTTGCTGTTTTATCTTTGCGTGTGTTTCTCTAAGCTCAACGTTTGCGTGCGTCTGTGAATCCCTTGTGAGTGCATGTTTGTTGACGCTCCTTTTCCTGTCTCCATAGTTCCTGTTGTACTGCGAAGGCACTCGCTTCACAGAGAAGAAACACCAGATCAGTATGGAAGTGGCAGAGAGTAAAGGCCTGCCCAAGCTCAAATACCATCTGCTGCCCAGAACCAAAGGCTTCACCACAACACTGAAATGCCTCAAGGGCACAGGTGGGGCATGCATGCACGTGTTgcgcgtgtgcacacacacatacacacgcaatTCAAAATAAGGTCTCGTATTATTAGAGATTTTCTCTTCTGTCTTTCATTGTTTTTAGTATCTGCCGTGTATGATGTCACACTGAATTTCAAGGACCACCAGGTCCCCACTCTGCTGGGCATAATCAACGGCAAGAAATACATGGCAGATATGAAAATCAGGTGGGTACTAATCAATATGTATGACCCTGTGATTATTACTTGAGCTGTTTGAAGTGAAAACCCATGATGTTCTGTTAGCCTCTTGGCTTTGTTCCAAGCACATTGCTATTTTTTTTAATAGTAAGCAGGACAGTGGACTGCTCAAAACTGAGCCAGAATCTTACCTAACACTCCTTTTGTGTTGCTGGGGTAGTCCTGTCCTACCCAACCcgcagaggtaaagagaggtaaagagaggtaaagagaggtaaagagaggtaaagagaggtaaAGGGAGGCTGGGAGAAAGGCATCGACAGAGTACGGATTGCCCTGCGGTGAAAAACAGGACTCGGCGGCTCAAGTCCTTGAGACCATAATTCAATCATGAGTCACAGTACCAGCCTTCAGTAAAAAAAAACTAACTCTTAGGGAGAGGTGAGTAAAACTATAAGATTACAGAGAGCCATTTGTCAATGACATCATGGACTGTTTCTTTTCAAATCATAATGACCATTTGAATGACAACATTGAGAGACCTTCAAAGCCTTTCCTTTTAAATTAGATTACACGGAGAGGCATATCAAAACAGCTCCACTGCATGAATGAGCTCCTTGTGAGTCTAAACGGGGAGAGTAGCCTGGTGGGGCAAAAGCAGGTGCTTGTGGCAAATAAAACATAATGCTATACATCCAAAGGCTGTTCTATGGCCCTGTTTTACTGTAGATGACACTGTATGAGGTGCCCCATCTGAACTTTGGGTGAGTTTGCCCCCTGGTAGTTAGATGTTGCTATACCAGACTCATTCTCTACTCcatggtttcccaaactcggcccTGAGtgcatgtttggtgtttgccctagcactacacagctgactcaaataatcaaagcttgatgagtttTTTAAATTTGAAGTCAGCTGGTTTGTgatagggcaaaaaccaaaacgtgcacccgggggggggggggggggggggggctgctctACTGCACTCCATAGCAGACTCCCCCTGCTATCTCTTGATTTTGTGTTGACTGCTTGTCTCCcctgctccttctccctacaggcGGTTCCCTGTAGATGAGATCCCAGAAGATGAGAAGGAGTGTGCCAACTGGCTTCATAAGCTTTACCAGGAGAAGGTAGGGCTCTTCAGTGCTTGAGTTGTAACTGAATATTGTTAAATGCAGTTTTGTTCCCTGTACAAGTCTCACACACAGATAAACTCCCATATGAGATGAGTTACTGACACATACCTTATTTGGAAGTAACTACAAAATATGTTTAACCAGGTTTGGTAGTACCTTGACATTCATTCGGTCTCCCTCTCCAGGATGCTCTGCAAGAACACTATCATAAAGAGGGCACTTTCCCAGGTCCCACCATCACCCCTCCTCGCCGGTTGTGGACGCTACTTAACTTCTTGTTCTGGGCGACCCTTCTGCTCTCGCCCCTCATAAACTTCGCCTGCGGTGTGGTGGTCAGTGGCTCCCCCCTCCTCATCCTCGGCTTCAGCCTCTTCCTTATCATTGGTGAGTAGAGGGTACATAATGCTTCCTCGTTACTCTTACCTTAGGCTGGGGCGTCGATCCAATAACCATGAGGTTTACAGCTAACTCTAACACATATGGGAATGTAACTGAGATGTTGACTAATGTGCGTAGTTCCTGACAACAAATGTTTTCTGCCTCATTGACATTTGGTCCATAATCTCTGTCTGTTATCTTTTTGGTCCTCCTCAGCCTCTATAGCCATCCGGCGCCTGATCGGTGTCACCGAGATAAAGAAGACGGGCTCCAGTTACGGCGACGAGGGGGCTAAGAAACAGAACTAGAACTCTCCCTCCTGACCGCAGTTGGTCGCTCTCGTACGGTCGTCCT
Encoded here:
- the LOC120058277 gene encoding 1-acyl-sn-glycerol-3-phosphate acyltransferase gamma-like translates to MGLLAYLKTQFVLQLLLGFVFVVSGLIINFIQLLTCVLWPFNKQLYRRINTRLSYSLWSQLVMLLEWWSGTECTLYTDQATVEKFGKEHVIIILNHNYEIDFLCGWTMCERYGVLGSSKVLAKHELLKVPLIGWTWYFLEIVFCKRKWEEDRDTVFRGLDRLKDYPEFMWFLLYCEGTRFTEKKHQISMEVAESKGLPKLKYHLLPRTKGFTTTLKCLKGTVSAVYDVTLNFKDHQVPTLLGIINGKKYMADMKIRRFPVDEIPEDEKECANWLHKLYQEKDALQEHYHKEGTFPGPTITPPRRLWTLLNFLFWATLLLSPLINFACGVVVSGSPLLILGFSLFLIIASIAIRRLIGVTEIKKTGSSYGDEGAKKQN